The genomic DNA CGCGGACTCTGATCAATACGACCTTTGGAATTGGTGGAATTGCGGATGTAGCAGGCGAAGAATATAATATCGAAGATGTTAACGAAGATTTCGATCAGGCTCTGGGTTCCTATGGTATTCCAACGGGTCCCTATGTGGTATTGCCCTTTTTTGGGCCATCTACAGCGCGTAATATTGTGGGCAGGGCGGCGGATGGTTTCTTGAGTCCAACCTTTTTCCTTGCACCAGGTTTTGAAGTTAGTGCAGGTCTTACTTTTGAAGAAAATATCAACGCGGTCTCATTCATTGTGGATGATAAAAAACAGTTGGAAGAAAGTGCCCTGGATGAATATGAAAGTATTCGTGACTTTTACCACCAATACCGACACGGGTTGGTAAAAGAGTAGTTATTTTCCCTTCCTTATTTCCCTTGTTTTCCCGTTTCTTCCTGTAAGTTTTTCTTGTATTCTTTGATATATCTCCAAATATAAAATTTTAATAAGGTTCCCTAATTGTGCCCAATAATCTAATTAACGAATCCAGTCCCTATTTACTTCAGCATGTCAATAATCCTGTTGAATGGTTTCCTTGGGGACAAGAAGCCTTGCAAAAGGCAAAATCAGACAATAAACCAATTTTCCTGAGCATAGGATATTCTGCCTGCCATTGGTGCCATGTAATGGCGCACGAGTCGTTTGAAAATGAAGAAATCGCAAAAATCATGAATGAGAAGTTTGTCAATATTAAGGTGGACCGGGAAGAGAGACCAGATGTTGACGCTGTCTATATGAAAGCATTGGTGGAATTGACGGGCCACGGTGGATGGCCACTCAGCATGTTTCTCACTCCAGACCAAAAGCCTTATTTAGGAGGCACCTATTTCCCTCCTTTTGCTAAATATAATCGCCCTGGGTTCGCTCAGGTTCTGCAACAGGCCCATGATTTATTCGCGGGTGAGAAAAATCAACTTGAAACCCGGACGCAAAATATTCTGCAAAAGATGCAGGGACGAAAAGGAGTGGCCCGAGAAGTGTCTCACGACCAGTTGATTCAAGAAGCTGTAAGCATTCTGAATGACAGATATGATGAGGAATTTGGAGGTTTTGGTTCAGGCATGAAGTTCCCGGAACCCATGCACTACACACTTTTGCTGAGACATTGGGCCCAGACAGGTGAAACACTGAATATTCTTGATAAGAGTTTGACTGCTATGGCAGAGGGTGGGTTGTTTGATCAGTTGGGCGGGGGTTTTCACCGTTATTCTACAGATCGTAAATGGCTGGTACCGCACTTTGAAAAAATGCTTTACGACAATGGCCTGTTGGCAAAACTTTTTATCGATATGTTTCAAGCTACCAAGCAGGATATATATAAAACCACTGTTATAGAAACCTTCTCTTGGCTCTTGCGTGAAATGACATCTGATGAAGGCGCGTTTTATGCCAGTCAGGATGCTGATTCAGAAGGTAAGGAGGGGACCTGGTATACCTGGGAGTTGAAGGAGGTCATGAATTTGCTGGGACCCAAACATGCCAAGGTTTTTGCAGGCGCTTATGGATTGGTCCCACGTGGCCACATTGATGGGCGAAATGTTTTACATGTTAAAGAGAGTGTTGAAAAGTTGTCGGTATCTGAAAACGTCCCAATTTTTGAAGCGGATCATATTTTAAGAAAAGGGAAAGAAACGCTTTTTGATGCTCGTGAAAAAAGACCAAAGCCTGCGACCGATGAAAAAATAATCACTGCCTGGAATGGCTTGATGATTACTGCTCTTGCCTGCGGATCTAGTGTTTTGGATGATCGGAGTTATTTGGATTCAGCTATCCGTTGTGCAGACTTTATCTGGTCAAAGCAATGGCAGTCTGGAAAACTATTACGTATTTACAAGGATGGTCAGAGCAAAATTAGCGGTTGTCTGGATGATTATGCTTTTTTCCTGGAGGGTTTGATAGCGATTTATGAGGCAGGATTCGACACCCGATGGCTCGAGCGGGCAAAGGAACTTGCCGAGGCCATGATTGACGAATTCTGGGACGAAAAGGAGGGAGGGTTTTTCCTCACCGGTAAATCGGGAGAAGGTTTGATCGTTAATCTGAAAAACCCTGCTGATGAAGCCTTGCCTTCTGCCAACGCAATAGCGGCTCAGGCATTATTAAGGCTGGGACGCCTGACAGGAGAAGAAGCTTATATAAGCAAAACAGAAGGCACCTTGAAGGCATTTAAGCCTTTGATGGAGAGAAGTCCGGCCGGATACACAGGCTTGTTATCGGTTGCGAGTGCCTTGAGTCTTCCACCCGTCGAGGTTGTCTTTGCTGGTCCCCGGGATCATCAATCATTTGATGAAATGTTGCATATTTTGCACACCGACTATCGTCCAAATAAAGTCGTAATTTGGAAGAAAGACGAATCAACGGGTGCTTTATTGCCATTGGCTCAAGACAAGAACGCAGAGCAAGGCGAGCCTACCGTTTATCTTTGCCAGAACAATACTTGCCATGCACCTGTGCAAACAGCAACTGCCCTTAATAAACTGCTCGAAAGACCGCAGGAAATTCGCTTGAATATTTTTGATGAAGAAAAAAAGAATGCCCAGATACTGGAACAGGAACAAGCCAACTTCATGGGCGTGATGGGTGATATCTTTCAACAGATTGGAATCCAAAAACCCCCCTCTGGCGAGGGAGGCGGTGGGCAATAGCTCGTTAAGCTGATAGAAGCTTTACCCGCAGTTCGTCAGGGCTTGTTATTTGGCAAACACTCTTCTTTGTATATAAATTTCAATAATATTTTTAGCGTTGCTGGAGACGGCAATATCATGCATGCCGCTATGGTTGTAGTCGCCGCTGGTGATCGCTAAAGGAGTGCCGCCTTCAACCACATAATCACGGGTGGGGAACTTGAAGGATCCATCAGCATTGCGGACGATCATTGAAAAACTGCTTGAGCGGGAATTGGCAACTGCTACATCTTTTAATTTGTCAGGATTAAAATGACCAGTGGTCAGGGCGAAAGGGCCGCCCCCTCCGGAAAAGGCCAGGGGTTCCTTGAAACTACCGTCACCCTTTGAAGTGAGCAAATAGATATTGTCTCCCTGGCCCGAGGCAAATACCAAATCGTTTTTGCCATCATCATTCATGTCGCTGGATATTACAGCCAGGGGCACCATTTTATCTGCCAGCCGTTTAGCTTTTTGAAAAGTTCCATCCCCATTTCCCATAAATAACCTGATTGAACTTGCGCTTGAACTGCTGGTCGCCAGGGCAATATCCAGAAACCCGTCTTCATTAAAATCTTCTGTCACTCCAGAAAAAGATCGGGAACCAGTGAGGTATGTTTCTCCTTTTTTGAAGCGACCGTCTCCAGTGCCAAAATATACTTCCATTTTCGAAAAGGTCAGGGTAACGGCGGCATCCAAAAAACCATCTTTATTGTAATCCCCCAGAATGATATTTAATGGAACTTTACCGGTTTTAGTCTTCAAAGGTTTTCTGAACTTGCCGTTTCCCTTACCAAGAAAGACTAAAAACATTTCCTGGCCTCTTGCATTCACCGCAATGTCGGGCACGCCATCTTTGTTGATATCACCCACAGTCGACATTGTGGGTTCGGCTCCTGTCTTTATTGTTCGGCCCGTTCGGAAACTGCCATCTCCTTTTCCATACAGTAGTGTGAGTGTGTTGTTTTTGGCGTTAGTAGATACCAGGTCCGGCTCTCCATCCAAATTCAGGTCAGTGGTCAATAAGTGGGCCGGACCATGGCCGACCTCTATAACATCATACTTGTAAAATAAGTCTGGAGGACGCTGTGGCAGATCACAGGATGACAGGAGAAAGACTCCACAACACAGGGCAACCCACGTCATATATTGGAAATAAGAAAAAGTTTGCTTGTTTATTATATAGTTGGGCATTTTGTTTTGAGACTTCCGAATACCTGGAAATGCCTTGATTTTATTGAGTGACTATGCAAAAATTCGCCTTTTGCATA from Nitrospinota bacterium includes the following:
- a CDS encoding thioredoxin domain-containing protein; its protein translation is MVPNNLINESSPYLLQHVNNPVEWFPWGQEALQKAKSDNKPIFLSIGYSACHWCHVMAHESFENEEIAKIMNEKFVNIKVDREERPDVDAVYMKALVELTGHGGWPLSMFLTPDQKPYLGGTYFPPFAKYNRPGFAQVLQQAHDLFAGEKNQLETRTQNILQKMQGRKGVAREVSHDQLIQEAVSILNDRYDEEFGGFGSGMKFPEPMHYTLLLRHWAQTGETLNILDKSLTAMAEGGLFDQLGGGFHRYSTDRKWLVPHFEKMLYDNGLLAKLFIDMFQATKQDIYKTTVIETFSWLLREMTSDEGAFYASQDADSEGKEGTWYTWELKEVMNLLGPKHAKVFAGAYGLVPRGHIDGRNVLHVKESVEKLSVSENVPIFEADHILRKGKETLFDAREKRPKPATDEKIITAWNGLMITALACGSSVLDDRSYLDSAIRCADFIWSKQWQSGKLLRIYKDGQSKISGCLDDYAFFLEGLIAIYEAGFDTRWLERAKELAEAMIDEFWDEKEGGFFLTGKSGEGLIVNLKNPADEALPSANAIAAQALLRLGRLTGEEAYISKTEGTLKAFKPLMERSPAGYTGLLSVASALSLPPVEVVFAGPRDHQSFDEMLHILHTDYRPNKVVIWKKDESTGALLPLAQDKNAEQGEPTVYLCQNNTCHAPVQTATALNKLLERPQEIRLNIFDEEKKNAQILEQEQANFMGVMGDIFQQIGIQKPPSGEGGGGQ
- a CDS encoding VCBS repeat-containing protein, which encodes MPNYIINKQTFSYFQYMTWVALCCGVFLLSSCDLPQRPPDLFYKYDVIEVGHGPAHLLTTDLNLDGEPDLVSTNAKNNTLTLLYGKGDGSFRTGRTIKTGAEPTMSTVGDINKDGVPDIAVNARGQEMFLVFLGKGNGKFRKPLKTKTGKVPLNIILGDYNKDGFLDAAVTLTFSKMEVYFGTGDGRFKKGETYLTGSRSFSGVTEDFNEDGFLDIALATSSSSASSIRLFMGNGDGTFQKAKRLADKMVPLAVISSDMNDDGKNDLVFASGQGDNIYLLTSKGDGSFKEPLAFSGGGGPFALTTGHFNPDKLKDVAVANSRSSSFSMIVRNADGSFKFPTRDYVVEGGTPLAITSGDYNHSGMHDIAVSSNAKNIIEIYIQRRVFAK